A genomic segment from Capra hircus breed San Clemente chromosome 7, ASM170441v1, whole genome shotgun sequence encodes:
- the LOC102169177 gene encoding zinc finger protein 474 gives MEKEEEKRVSTLQQSFHHSKEPTFLINQAVLFGESHSSFLPEIERDSQGEKIKTNPRKNRPGTVILSKQSSRRIMSESQPRPPVIPSRRPRFRVCYICGREFGSQSLGIHEPQCLEKWRVENSKLPKHLRRPEPSKPPPLNGSGSYSLQAVNEAAFQSSQAQLLPCESCNRTFLPDRLLVHQRSCKQKVEGPRAPSLDRSDDLAGLKKASSGITTRPRTVICYICGREFGTLSLPIHEPKCLEKWKVENDRLPREFRQPLPQKPQPLLTGQPNHTRPRQGQLVSCPNCSQTFAPDRLPVHKRSCKGQPSGPKAQDLTLGSRGGLEESTNSKSQRNPAAPPVTDKPTMIRRPPTVVCYICGREYGTKSIAIHEPQCLKKWHNENNLLPKELRRPEPKKPEVRTITAKGFYDLDALNEAAWTSAQSQLVPCNICGRTFLPDRLIVHQRSCKPKVAK, from the exons atggaaaaagaagaggagaaaagggtTTCCACATTGCAAcagtctttccaccattccaaagAGCCTACCTTTCTTATAAACCAAGCTGTTCTATTTGGTGAGTCCCATTCTAGCTTCTTGCCAGAAATAGAACGTGACAGTCAGggtgaaaaaataaagacaaacccTCGGAAAAACAGACCTGGAACTGTAATTCTCTCAAAGCAGTCCAGTAGGAGGATTATGTCTGAAAGCCAGCCCAGGCCCCCCGTGATTCCATCCCGCAGACCCAGGTTCCGGGTGTGCTATATCTGTGGCCGAGAATTTGGGTCCCAATCCCTTGGCATTCATGAACCCCAGTGCCTGGAGAAGTGGCGTGTTGAAAACAGCAAGTTGCCCAAGCACCTGAGGAGGCCAGAACCTTCCAAACCCCCTCCTCTCAACGGAAGTGGGTCCTACAGTCTTCAGGCAGTGAATGAGGCAGCCTTCCAGAGTTCCCAGGCTCAGCTGCTGCCATGTGAGTCCTGCAACCGCACATTCTTGCCAGACCGGCTTCTTGTTCATCAGAGAAGCTGCAAGCAGAAGGTTGAGGGGCCCAGGGCACCAAGCCTGGACAGATCTGATGATCTTGCCGGTCTCAAGAAAGCTTCCAGTGGCATCACGACCCGACCGAGGACTGTCATCTGCTACATCTGTGGGAGGGAATTTGGTACCCTGTCCCTTCCTATCCATGAGCCCAAATGCCTGGAAAAGTGGAAAGTAGAAAATGACCGACTCCCCAGGGAGTTCCGCCAGCCACTCCCACAGAAGCCTCAGCCCCTTCTCACTGGACAGCCCAACCACACAAGGCCACGTCAAGGCCAGCTCGTGTCCTGCCCAAACTGTAGTCAGACCTTTGCCCCCGACCGCCTTCCAGTACACAAGAGAAGTTGTAAAGGTCAACCTAGTGGGCCAAAAGCTCAGGATCTGACATTAGGGAGTAGAGGTGGCCTGGAAGAGTCCACTAATTCCAAGTCTCAGAGGAACCCGGCAGCACCCCCTGTGACTGATAAG CCAACAATGATAAGACGTCCACCAACAGTTGTTTGCTATATCTGTGGTCGTGAATATGGAACAAAATCGATCGCCATTCATGAGCCACAATGTCTGAAAAAATGGCACAATGAAAACAACTTGTTGCCTAAAGAGCTAAGGAGACCAGaaccaaagaaaccagaagtcAGGACCATTACTG CCAAGGGTTTCTATGATCTCGATGCCTTAAACGAAGCTGCTTGGACAAGCGCCCAGAGCCAGTTGGTTCCCTGTAATATTTGTGGGCGTACCTTCCTGCCAGACAGACTGATTGTTCACCAACGATCCTGTAAACCAAAAGTCGCCAAGTAA